GTGGAGAGATTTTTTCATTTGCTATGTGTTATGGACTAATTCTAATAACTAGTTATAATTTCTTACCTTTTTGGAAAGGATGTATTTAGCTTTTTAAGAAGGAGGTGGAAAAATTGATGAAGAAATTATTCAGTATTGTACTTGTATGTGCAATATCATTTCTAGCAGGATCGTATTATGCTATGAACAATCCTTCCACTCCCCTAAATAGTTGGAATAAAAATAGTGTTGAGTTATTTGCTTCTACACCTGCAACTTTAAATTCGGCTTTTGAAGATTTGAAGATTGTCTTCACTACATCAATGGATTATATTGATAGCAAAATAGACAACTTACTAACGCCGAAAAATGATGTTTCCAATAAAATAGAAAAAAATCAGCTTAAACAGGATAGCCGTTTACAAAAACCAACCGATGATTTGCAAAATATAGATGTTGATCACGAGGAAAAAGATAAAATGCCAGCGAGAGGCGGGATGGCAATTTGAGCAACATTCATCCTTTATCTAACATATAATCCCTTATCCGAAGTCGTTTCTTAAGGATAGGGATTTTTTGTAGTTACGTTCGAATTCGTAGCGTTACTGGCTGGGTTCCGAGAATTTACTTGCATTCTCGGGGGGTTTACTCGCGGTTTACGAGAATTTACTCGCGTTCTCGGATGGTTTACTCGCGGATTCCAGGAATTTACTCGCGTTCTCGGGTTTACTCGCGAATTCGGTTGGTTTACTCGCGCTTTCCAGGAATTTACTCGCGTTCTCGGATGGTTTACTCGCGGATTCCAGGAATTTACTCGCATTCTCGGGTTTACTCACATTCTCGGGTTTACTCGCGAATTCGGTTGGTTTACTCGCGCTTTCCGGGAATTTACTCGCGTTCTCGGTTGGTTTACTCGCATAAGGTTAATTCTTTAATGTCGTCTTATTTCCTAAAGAAAAAAATAGCACCTAGTTTCCTGCGAAACTAGGTGCTATTTATTTTAGCTACTCAAATAACCCCGTTAATATATATTTAGCCTGTTGTTTTTTAGTCATGCTCTTTAACTCTTTCTTTTGGAGTACTACCGTTTTGATTGGTGTGATAAAGTTTGATGTTGATACGAGTGAGATCGCGTCTTTGTCTTGAACAATTACATCATTTGCTTGAAGCCCTTTTACAACTTGATTTTTACCTCTATAGGCTACACCCAAAGTAATTGGATGTTTTTGAACAACACCGTTTGTAGTGAGCTGATATACATAATGTTTATTTCCAGATTTCCACATAGATTTAGAAGCAATGATTGGTACACCTGTTGCTTCGTCTACTGTTACTTGCATTTTCATGTTTGTTCCAACCAATAAAGGCTTATCTTCTTTGCCTGTATTTTGATTTTGCGTATCTGTTGGTTGCCCTGTTTGAGCTTGTTCAGTAGTAGCGTTAGTTATTTGCCCGTCTTTAGCTTGTCCATCTTTCTTCCCATCAACAGATGCAGATTCTGTGTTAGCTGTCTTTGCTTTCGAATCAGCATTCGCTTCATTTACTGCTTCTGTATTGAGCTTTACTAAAAATGAATACATAGGTACTTTATTTTTCTTTTTATCTTTAATCGGATAAGTGATAACTTTTGATACGGTCCCCTTGTAAGTTTGATCTGTTAATTTAGAATACAATGCTACTTGTTGACCGTTCATTACTTCTTGTACTTGTTTTGCTGGTACAATAGCCTTTACAACGGAATTCGTTGAAGCGATGGTCATCATCGGATCTTTTAAATCTGAGTTGATATTCACAATCTGCCCATCAACCTTACTTACAACATTTAAATCAGCTAGCTCTTTCTCCACTCTAGCTTTCTTTGCTTCATTTTCAGTTAAGGCTGCTTCAAGTTTTCCCTTTTCCACTTCTGCCTCTGCAATTTTCTCTTGAACATTTCCTTTCACAATAGAGGATACATCGACATTTACATCCAAACTAATCTTTTTGCTGTTAGAATTTGTACTAGTGTCTGAAGTTGCATTTGTATCAATTTGTTGTAATTGGGAAATTTCTTGATCAATACTGTCCATTTCACTTTGCACACGCTTTGCTTCATCTTCTAAATTCGCTTTTCTTTCTTCAAGCTTTTGTGAATCGTATGAAAATAAAGGAGTACCACTTATAACTACGTCTCCTTCTTTTACTAAAATTTCACCCAAAGAACCTTTTTGACTGTCAAAATACACATGTGTTTCAGTTTCTGGCTGTGTAACACCATTGGTATGTAATAATTTTTTTACATTACCTTTATTTACTGTTGTCCAATCACTTATGTTAATCGTTCGAGCGGCCTTACTATCTTCCTTTAATAAGAGGAAAAGATTACTCCCAACAAAAATAACGACAACTGCAGCAATAAGATACTTGCCCCATTTTTTCAAGTCTCTCATCCCCCTTTAGAAAAAGAATCCTATTTTGATATAAGACATAAAACTTGCAAAAATCCAATATAGTAAAAACAAAATACAGATAGCAGTTATTAGCTTCTTTTTACGAATTTCTACGATTCTGGATAAATAGTAGTACGAATATACGAACATAGCTATTCGGAATAATGTAATTTCCCCAAGGAAGTGAATAATTACTTCATTATTCGTCATATATTGTGCAATAATACCAAATGAAAAAATGTTAGAAGTTACATCAATATTTAACAATAAGAATAATGGAATCTGAATCATCTTTTCCATTAAGAAAATACCAAATACATTCATTTGAGCGATGACTAATTTGCGGAATCCACCATTAATAAATGCAAAATAATATAATGCACTTCCAAAAAGAAATACACATGGAATTAAAATCCCTTGCAATAATCTTCCGACTAAAAATAATTGTTTTCTTGCCTCAAATGCGTGATGGCTAATACTTGATAAATCCTTTGATAGCGACTCAGTCCCTATTCCAAATGCTCCGCTTACTACATATACGCACATACTTATTACAAAAAGTATCAATATATTTAACTTATAATAAGAATAATCTTCAGCCTCTTGTAACATAGTACGATACTCTTTTGGTTTAAAAATCCCCTTTAACGGTTGTACCTTCAAACTCATGTTTACTTCTCCTTTTAATCATGATGGCTTAACATTAAAATCCCTTCATTATAGGCCATCTCATTTCTATTGCTGAATTTATTCCTTAAAAATGCGGAATAGCCACTACATCTCTAAGTACTTCCCCTCATTTCTACTTGTACCCTAATCCGAATTAATCGTTTAGTGTCTCTAATCTATCAACTAAAAATTTGTTAATAGAAATACAGAAAGCCCTGTAGAGAGGGTTCTCATAACAGAGCTTTTTTAAAATACATTATGTATTTTAGTTAATAGTTACAGTCTCATTTCATTCTTCCCTCTTATTTTAGTAACATATTGAATAACTTGTCAACACTCTACTAAGCTAATTTTACGTTAAAAATTGTTCAGTTTTTGTAAATTAATGTTAGTAAATTAATGAAAAAGTCAGCATTTTAATACTTACTTCTAAGTTTTTTATTCGGATGATTCTTGTAATGCAACTACCTAATTCTGCTATTAACTGTAATATTTTTGCTATACTAGACTTATTACATACCATAAAGAACTGGAGTAATGAAATGAAAAGAAACAAATGGTTAGGTAGAACTTTTTATATCCTATTATTTTTAACTATATTGGCATGTGGGAGACTTGCATGGCTAAACTACTTTTACCCTGAAACACAACCAAAAGCTACAAATGGTGAACTAAATATTCTAAGCAATTTAATAGATCAAGATGCTCTCATCTATTTACAAGGTGAATGGCTAGTTTACCAAGATGTAAAAAAAGATCAAATGCATCATCTATCAAAACAGAATAGCCGATTAATTACTACAAATGAGAACACCATGTTAACAGGTACTTCTGCTGTTGCAGAAATAATATTACATACAAAGAAATCATTCGATTCAAAACAATTAACACTGCGCATTCCAAAGAGTCCCTATAGCACCACTACTTATGTAAATGGAAAGGAAATAGCAAAATCTACAAATAAAAACAAAGGGCAATATGATGATTATTTGGTGTCTTTCACTCCTAAAAGCAGTGATATTAAAATTGATCTATTGGTGCAAGGAACCGAAAATTTACAATTTCCATTTTTCAGCAAATCCATTGTTCTAGGTACATCTGATGCCATTCATTCAGCCATCAATTTTAATAAATTATTGATATTAATCATTATCGTTACACTTGTTCTCAATAGTTTGTATAGTCTAATTGTTTATTTTTTCGTATTTCGTCATAAAAGTGTTTTCTTATGCGCACTAGCCTTCTTATTTCCAATCTTAGATGAATTATATCGAGTTGATCAAAGAATAAATACTTGGTTGAATATCAGCCCTACAACTGAACTTAGAATTTCTTCAATGTTTTTTATTCTTCCAGCTTTATTCTTCGCAATTGTAATTCATTCGATTATAGCTGATCAAGAAGTAAAGTATTATCGATTCATCATAAAATGCTATATTTTAGGAATTTTGAGTATTATCTTTGTACCGACACAATATTTCTCACTTCTTAATCTATTCCTTTATAGTTTATATATTGGATCATTCATCTATCTTTTCTTGTTTATTCGAAAAACTACTCGATTAACGGAAACAGAAATCATATTTTTATTATTTACTGTATGCGCCGCTACATCCGGTATAATTTGGGATTATATTAAATCTAAGCTGTATTTTGATATTCCTTTTTATCCAGTTGACTATATTTGTATTGAATTGGGGTTTGCTGGTTTTTGGATCTATCGTTACTATTTAAATCAGAAGAAAGTAGACTCTTTAGTTTCACAATTAAAAAGATCCAATGAAATGAAAGAGGAGTTTTTAGAAAGTAGTTCACAAAAACTCTTTGCACCTTTGAGCAAAGTAATGATTTTAGCAGAACATATTAAAGACAATCCAGCAAATAAATTAACACAAACAAGTATAAAACAACTAGATGATCTTTTAAAAGTTGGTCAAGGTATGTATTTTTCTTTGAATGAAGTTATTGACTATACGAGGATAAAAGAAAACGTTTTAACCCATGAACTAAACCCTGTAAACCTTAATGGTGTACTCCATCATGTCACAAATTTATTGCAATACATTACAGATTACAGTCAGACCAATATTCAAGTCCATATTAAACGTGACTTTCCATATGTATTAGCCGATGAAAACAGAATGATTCAAATGCTATTTAACTTACTCTATTACGCAATAAAAAATACGGAAAATGAAACTATTAAAATTAGTACTACCAATAGCAATAATAAAGCCGTATTAAAGATAATAGGCGTTTCCATCAATGACGATAAAAATGAAGCATTAATCAATAATAACGGTGAAAGTATGAATTTAAGTTTATTTGTTTGTCAAAAATTAGCCGAATTACAAGGAGGAAATTTACAAATAGATGAAAATGAAGATAAAAAAGTTGATTTAGTTTTATCATTACAACTTGCTGATGAGGCAAATATAATTCCAACAGAAATTAACCTTGAGCCTACTTATGGAGAAATGAAACACGAAGCATCTATTAACATCTTAGTCATAACGGAGTCATTAGAGGAAATTCAACTAATACGTGCAGTCTTTTCTACAGATGAGTACGCATTACATTTTGCTCGATCCTCTGATCATGTAATGGATTATTTGAAAGAACGTGAATGGAATTTAATTATAATCGATTCAATTCTTTCTTCTCAATCTGGCTATTCTTTTATAAAGCAAATTCGTGATAAATTCTCAACAGTCGAATTACCCATACTTTATATAACAACCAGACAAGATTCACTGGAAGCCAATAGCTGCTTTAAGGCTGGTGCTAATGATTATATGATTAAACCACTACAGCCAATTGAATTAAAAAACCGATGCCAGGCTTTAATAGAAATGCAATTAAATGTAGAAGAAAAATTATCATTAGAATCTGCTTTATTACAAGCACAAATTCAGCCACATTTCTTATTTAATACACTGAATTCTATTGCTTCATTGAGTAGAACTGACACTGAAAAAATGATTGATTTATTAATTACTTTCGGTGATTACTTGAATGCCAGCTTTAACCCTAGAAATACACAGAGACTTATTCCATTAGATGAAGAATTAAAACTTGTACAATCATATACCTATATTGAGGAACAACGTTTTGCTCCTCGATTAAAAGTTGACTGGGACATAGATTCTGATGTAAACGCAATGATTCCGCCTTTTTCTTTACAAACACTTGTAGAAAATTCAATTCGCCATGGTATTCAGAAAAAAATAGAAGGTGGTACGGTCAAAATCATGATAAAGAATGAAGAAAATGATGTTCTGATTAGCGTTATTGATGATGGTGTAGGGATACAACATGAAAAGTTAGCGACCATATTTGAAGAAACTCATAACCGTGGCATAGGCATTATCAATACCAATAAGCGCTTAAAACAAAGTTATGGCGAAGAGTTACATATTCAAAGTGAGTATGGAAAAGGAACAAGTGTATCTATGAAAATCCCTAAAAAGATTCCTTTATTATCGACGCAAAGTTGATGGATGTTGAATGGTCATATTAATGGTCATATCAATAAAAACTCGGAGATCCTTTTGACAAAGGAACTTCGGGTTTTTATATGATTATGAGCAAACCATAGAGTAAATTGTAATTTCTGACCCTATTCTCTAAGAAAGAAAAAAATTGCTACAATTATGTAGATTGATTCGTTCAGTATTGCTATAAAGACATAAAAATTTTGCAGAAAGATTGAGAAAATTATTGAATGAATAAGCTTCCTTAATTAGTTGACGTTTTATCCAAAATACTTTATGAAAATAAAGAAAAACTGAACAAGAAAAAATCGGTTCAAAAGGATTAAAAGTAGATAAAAATATGTATTCATAAGTTTAATTAATACCAGTTATTTTACTTATAAGTAAAACTATCATCATAAAAAAACATTTTTCTACAAATATATATTGAAGCTTCTAAATAATCAGAATATAATTAATTTTATATCACAATAATGGGGTGAAGTTTTATGGAGGAAATGTTAACGAAGATTAATGCTTGGCTATGGAGCCCAGTACTTATTTATGGGATTTTAGTAGTAGGTTTAATCTTTACATTTAGTACAAAATTTATGCAAGTCCGCTTCTTTAAAGACATGTTTGTACAGTTGGCGAAAGGTGAAAAATCGTCCTCTGGTGTATCTTCTTTTGAAGCATTATCAATGGCACTAGCAGGGCGTATCGGGGTAGGGAATATTGCTGGTACAGCAACAGCAATTGCTTACGGTGGCCCAGGCTCGATCTTCTGGATGTGGGTGTTAGGATTTATCGGTGCCGCAACCTCTTATGTCGAATCAACACTTGCTCAAATTTATAAAGATGAGAAAGACGGCATCTACCGTGGTGGCCCAGCATACTATCTTTACAAATTTACACAAAAGAAATGGATTGGCATGATTTTTGCTGTTGTCGGTGTAATTGCTATGGCTGCATTAATGCCATCTATTCAAGCAAACTCAATTGCGGGTGCTATGAATAATGCATTCCATATCCCTGCATGGATTACTGGTGCATTTTTAGTCGTGTTGATTGGTGTCATTATTATTGGTGGGGTTAAACGTATTGCAACAGCTGCTTCCATTATCGTTCCATTCATGGCGGGAATGTATATTTTAATGGCAATAGTTATTATCATTTTAAACTTCGATAAAATTCCAGAAGTATTTAGCTTGATCTTCTCAAGTGCATTCGGTCAAGATAAAATGTTCGGTGGAATTTTAGGGGCAGCAATTGCTTGGGGTGTAAAACGTGGTATCTACGCCAATGAAGCAGGACAAGGTACAGGTCCTCATCATGCAGCTGCTGCAGAGGTATCACATCCAGTTAAGCAAGGTTTCGTTCAAGCTTTCTCAATTTACTTTGATACTTTCTTAGTATGTACAGCAACAGCCTTTATCATCTTATTTACAGGAGCTTACAACGTACAAAATGAAAAAACAGGGGCATATTTAGTAGAAAATATTCCAGGCGTAAATCCAGGTGAAGCTTATACGCAATCAGCAATTGAACAAGCCTTCCCACTTGCAGGCTTAGGTTCAGGCTTTATCGCCATTGCATTATTATTCTTTGCCTTTACGACGATTATGGCCTATTACTATATCGCAGAAACAAACTTAGCCTTTATGATGGAAGGGGCGAAGCTAAGAATTTCGATTCGAATCATGCAAGTAGTGTTCTTAGCACTATTATTCTTTGGATCCGTAAAAACAGCTTCAACTGCTTGGGCACTTGGTGACACTGGTCTTGGTTTAATGGTATATGTCAACGTTATTGGTTTATTGTTCTTATTAAAGCCTGCATTAATAGCTTTGAAAGATTACGAAGAACAGAAAAAACAAGGCTTAGACCCTGTCTTTGACCCTCGTAAATTAGGAATTAAAAATGCAGATTATTGGGAAAAACGTGTAGACGAGATGAACAAATTAAATACACAAACATCCCTTCGTAAAGAAAGCTAATAGATTTAAAACTTTGCATTAAGTGTCAATATAATATTTGCTTATGTGAACTATCAGTTTAAAAATGTAGTACATTAAGGCCTTAATATCCGTCGGAAATTAAGGCCTTTTGTATTTGATTTGAATGCTAAACTATACTTTCTTTAAATACTAACTAAAGAAAATGGAATTATTCAAATATTATTTAACCCGCTTTATTTGCTACGAATCAATATGCATTGTAGTTTACTTAATAGATTCTTTGAATGAACATGAGTGGAATCTAGATCCAATGCTTTTATAATTACTTTATAAAAAGATATAAAATAACAGAAATGTGGATACAATTCAAAATTTCGTGGATAACATGTCTCGAAATCGCGGATTGCCTTAACCTAAGAAAAAATACGCAAAAAAGATTCCAGCCTCATAAGAGACTGGAACCTGCATTGTTCAATATTGTGTGTACCAGACACCGTTACTTTTTCGCACTACTCATCGACCTACTTGCACCACTCGAGCTCTAACTTGCACCACTTACAGCTCAACTTGCACTACTCGGCTTGTCTTGCACCACTCATAACTCGGTTAGCATCACTGACCTTTTAATCTTTCATTAGCAAAGAGATTATTGTAGTTTCTATTTAAACAGGGCTTTTTTATAGTCATAGTGATAGAGTCTAGAACTGGTATTTCCAGTAGTTACGAGATTCATATTTTTTAATATTCTCGTAATGGTGTTTCTTGAATCTATTTGAAGTAGTTCGCAACATTCTCGATTAGAAATGCTTGATTTAAAGAGTAAGAACCAATCATAAAGTGTATATTCAATTGCTTTATGTATTGATTTTTGGCATTTATTGCAGATCCATGTTCTTTGAGTTTTACGTTGTCCACTCCCACCGCATGGGCAAATGATTCCTGTTCTAAAATGTTTGATTGGTATATTATATTTTTTGGATAAAGGAAAGTTATTGAATGGTGTATGTTCATTTTTAATTGTCTCAATAATATGTTGAAATTGTTGTAGAGAGAAAAGGTTGGGGTGTTGGTCTAGCCCCTGCAAAAATAAGGGAATTTCCCGAGGACTAAGTAATCTTACTTTTGTTGGGGAATTTTCGATTAATACTTGTTGATTAGGCAGAACGATTGCTTTTTGAATGGGGATGTTCAGATTGAAACGCTGCTGAAGCCAATATTGTAAACTATCTGCAGCTCTTTTCACCTGCTGTTGTGGACATGGATAGCTATAAGTTTTGCCATTAATCATTTGATGCAACGAATAGGGGTTTTCGTTGAATTTTAAAGAACCTCTGAGATTTTTCACTTCAAAAATGCAAAGAAAGCATTGAGTAGCAATAAGCGTATCTATTTCAACATGCCTATGAGGCGAAACCCTTAGCTCAACATTAGGCAAGACATGAAACGGTCCTCTGAAGTGGGTTTCCTTTATGAGTTGATCTACTCTTGCTTCTCCTTTAAAGCCAATCTGGAGATTCTTAAAATCTTTTTCAATTTCCACCCTTTTTGATGAAGCAGGATTTATACGGATCAATAATCGTTGATAGGCAGAAAACAGCAATGATTTAGATCTTGTTTCGATAATTGCTACCAACTCCTAATAATATATTTTTAACTATATATTAACATTTTTATACTATTATTCAAGTTAATAGAGTCCATTTTAGTTAGAAAGTGATAAGAGATTATTAAACTTGCACTACTCATCAATCTACTTGCACTACTCGGTCTGGCTTGCACTATTCAACCTTCTTTTCCATCAAAAAAGCCACACTTGTTCTCCAAGTGTGGCCCTCTATTTCAATAAATCATCTATTATTTTTTAATCAATTCAAGATCAACTGGAATAGATTTTGCTACTTTTTCACCTTTCAGTGATTTTACAGCTGTGTCAACTGCGATTTCACCGATTTGAGTTGGTTTTTGTGCAATTGTTGCAGCCATTTTGCCTTGTTTAATTGCTTTTTGTGCATCGTCAGTAGCGTCAAAACCTACAACTTTGATGTCTTTATGAGCAGCTTCGATTGCTTCAAGTGCACCTAGAGCCATTTCGTCATTTTGAGCGAATACACCTTTGATATCTGGGTTAGATTGAAGAATGTTTTCCATTACTGTTAAACCTTCAGAACGGTTGAAGTTAGCAGTTTGAGATTTTACTACTTTTAAATCTTTATCTGCAACTTTGTGGAAACCTTCACCACGGTCACGAGCAGCAGATGAACCAGCTACACCTTCAAGTTCAGCAACTTTTGCACCTTTACCTACTAATTTTTCTAGGTATTCGCCTGCCATTTGACCACCTTTTACGTTATCTGATGCGATGTGTGATACAACTTGTCCACCATCAGATGTACGGTCAACTGTGATTACAGGAATATTCGCATCATTAGCAGATTGTACTGCTGAAGCAACTGCTTCTGAATCTGTTGGGTTAATGATGATTAAATCTACTTTTTGTTGGATCAAATCTTCAACATCAGAAGCTTGTTTTGAAGCATTATCTTGTGCATCTACTACAGTTAGATTCACTTTATCTTTTTTCGCTTCGTCTTTTGCACCTTCAGATAATGTTACGAAGAATGGGTTATTTAATGTTGATATTGACATACCAATTTTCATATCGTCAGTAGATTTTTTTGCAGCTTTGTCAGATGATGCGTTATCACCATTTGGTGACATTGAACATGCACCTAGTAGTAATGAAGCTGATAGAGCTAATGTCCATGATAGTTTTTTCATTGTATTGATACTCTCCTATGCTGTTTTTTTACGGTCAAGAAGAACCGCGATTAATATGACGACACCCTTCACAACTTGTTGGAAGAATGAAGATACCCCAATAAGATTTAAACCATTATTTAGTACACCGATGATTAAGGCACCCACTAATGTACCGAAGATCCAACCACGACCACCGGTTAATGAAGTACCACCTAGTACAACTGCTGCGATGGCATCAAGTTCA
This window of the Rummeliibacillus pycnus genome carries:
- a CDS encoding efflux RND transporter periplasmic adaptor subunit, yielding MKKWGKYLIAAVVVIFVGSNLFLLLKEDSKAARTINISDWTTVNKGNVKKLLHTNGVTQPETETHVYFDSQKGSLGEILVKEGDVVISGTPLFSYDSQKLEERKANLEDEAKRVQSEMDSIDQEISQLQQIDTNATSDTSTNSNSKKISLDVNVDVSSIVKGNVQEKIAEAEVEKGKLEAALTENEAKKARVEKELADLNVVSKVDGQIVNINSDLKDPMMTIASTNSVVKAIVPAKQVQEVMNGQQVALYSKLTDQTYKGTVSKVITYPIKDKKKNKVPMYSFLVKLNTEAVNEANADSKAKTANTESASVDGKKDGQAKDGQITNATTEQAQTGQPTDTQNQNTGKEDKPLLVGTNMKMQVTVDEATGVPIIASKSMWKSGNKHYVYQLTTNGVVQKHPITLGVAYRGKNQVVKGLQANDVIVQDKDAISLVSTSNFITPIKTVVLQKKELKSMTKKQQAKYILTGLFE
- a CDS encoding ATP-binding protein — protein: MKRNKWLGRTFYILLFLTILACGRLAWLNYFYPETQPKATNGELNILSNLIDQDALIYLQGEWLVYQDVKKDQMHHLSKQNSRLITTNENTMLTGTSAVAEIILHTKKSFDSKQLTLRIPKSPYSTTTYVNGKEIAKSTNKNKGQYDDYLVSFTPKSSDIKIDLLVQGTENLQFPFFSKSIVLGTSDAIHSAINFNKLLILIIIVTLVLNSLYSLIVYFFVFRHKSVFLCALAFLFPILDELYRVDQRINTWLNISPTTELRISSMFFILPALFFAIVIHSIIADQEVKYYRFIIKCYILGILSIIFVPTQYFSLLNLFLYSLYIGSFIYLFLFIRKTTRLTETEIIFLLFTVCAATSGIIWDYIKSKLYFDIPFYPVDYICIELGFAGFWIYRYYLNQKKVDSLVSQLKRSNEMKEEFLESSSQKLFAPLSKVMILAEHIKDNPANKLTQTSIKQLDDLLKVGQGMYFSLNEVIDYTRIKENVLTHELNPVNLNGVLHHVTNLLQYITDYSQTNIQVHIKRDFPYVLADENRMIQMLFNLLYYAIKNTENETIKISTTNSNNKAVLKIIGVSINDDKNEALINNNGESMNLSLFVCQKLAELQGGNLQIDENEDKKVDLVLSLQLADEANIIPTEINLEPTYGEMKHEASINILVITESLEEIQLIRAVFSTDEYALHFARSSDHVMDYLKEREWNLIIIDSILSSQSGYSFIKQIRDKFSTVELPILYITTRQDSLEANSCFKAGANDYMIKPLQPIELKNRCQALIEMQLNVEEKLSLESALLQAQIQPHFLFNTLNSIASLSRTDTEKMIDLLITFGDYLNASFNPRNTQRLIPLDEELKLVQSYTYIEEQRFAPRLKVDWDIDSDVNAMIPPFSLQTLVENSIRHGIQKKIEGGTVKIMIKNEENDVLISVIDDGVGIQHEKLATIFEETHNRGIGIINTNKRLKQSYGEELHIQSEYGKGTSVSMKIPKKIPLLSTQS
- a CDS encoding alanine/glycine:cation symporter family protein, whose product is MEEMLTKINAWLWSPVLIYGILVVGLIFTFSTKFMQVRFFKDMFVQLAKGEKSSSGVSSFEALSMALAGRIGVGNIAGTATAIAYGGPGSIFWMWVLGFIGAATSYVESTLAQIYKDEKDGIYRGGPAYYLYKFTQKKWIGMIFAVVGVIAMAALMPSIQANSIAGAMNNAFHIPAWITGAFLVVLIGVIIIGGVKRIATAASIIVPFMAGMYILMAIVIIILNFDKIPEVFSLIFSSAFGQDKMFGGILGAAIAWGVKRGIYANEAGQGTGPHHAAAAEVSHPVKQGFVQAFSIYFDTFLVCTATAFIILFTGAYNVQNEKTGAYLVENIPGVNPGEAYTQSAIEQAFPLAGLGSGFIAIALLFFAFTTIMAYYYIAETNLAFMMEGAKLRISIRIMQVVFLALLFFGSVKTASTAWALGDTGLGLMVYVNVIGLLFLLKPALIALKDYEEQKKQGLDPVFDPRKLGIKNADYWEKRVDEMNKLNTQTSLRKES
- a CDS encoding nuclease-related domain-containing protein is translated as MVAIIETRSKSLLFSAYQRLLIRINPASSKRVEIEKDFKNLQIGFKGEARVDQLIKETHFRGPFHVLPNVELRVSPHRHVEIDTLIATQCFLCIFEVKNLRGSLKFNENPYSLHQMINGKTYSYPCPQQQVKRAADSLQYWLQQRFNLNIPIQKAIVLPNQQVLIENSPTKVRLLSPREIPLFLQGLDQHPNLFSLQQFQHIIETIKNEHTPFNNFPLSKKYNIPIKHFRTGIICPCGGSGQRKTQRTWICNKCQKSIHKAIEYTLYDWFLLFKSSISNRECCELLQIDSRNTITRILKNMNLVTTGNTSSRLYHYDYKKALFK
- the rbsB gene encoding ribose ABC transporter substrate-binding protein RbsB produces the protein MKKLSWTLALSASLLLGACSMSPNGDNASSDKAAKKSTDDMKIGMSISTLNNPFFVTLSEGAKDEAKKDKVNLTVVDAQDNASKQASDVEDLIQQKVDLIIINPTDSEAVASAVQSANDANIPVITVDRTSDGGQVVSHIASDNVKGGQMAGEYLEKLVGKGAKVAELEGVAGSSAARDRGEGFHKVADKDLKVVKSQTANFNRSEGLTVMENILQSNPDIKGVFAQNDEMALGALEAIEAAHKDIKVVGFDATDDAQKAIKQGKMAATIAQKPTQIGEIAVDTAVKSLKGEKVAKSIPVDLELIKK